A stretch of the Hippoglossus hippoglossus isolate fHipHip1 chromosome 1, fHipHip1.pri, whole genome shotgun sequence genome encodes the following:
- the cplx2l gene encoding complexin 2, like — protein sequence MNFVMKAAMGGGPPDVGKMLGGEKEEEDPDAAQKEEERQEALRQQEEERKDKYGKMEAERERMRQGIRDKYGLKKREEAEAEAAAAQEESVAGSLTRPKKAVPAGCGDEEEEESIMDTVMKYLPGPLQDMLKK from the exons ATGAATTTTGTAATGAAAGCTGCGATGGGAG GAGGACCTCCCGATGTGGGCAAGATgctgggaggagagaaggaagaggaggacccCGACGCAGCgcagaaagaggaggagcgacAGGAGGCACTGAGgcagcaagaggaggagaggaaggacaaATACGGcaagatggaggcagagagggaaaggATGAGGCAAGGCATCAGGGATAAG TACGGCTTGAAAAAGCGCGAGGAGGCCGAGGCCGAGGCGGCAGCCGCCCAGGAGGAGTCGGTAGCCGGCAGCTTGACCCGACCCAAGAAGGCCGTGCCGGCCGGCTGCGgcgacgaggaagaggaggaaagcaTCATGGACACAGTGATGAAATACCTGCCAGGCCCACTACAAGACATGCTGAAGAAGTag